One window of Vitis riparia cultivar Riparia Gloire de Montpellier isolate 1030 chromosome 5, EGFV_Vit.rip_1.0, whole genome shotgun sequence genomic DNA carries:
- the LOC117915079 gene encoding protein DEHYDRATION-INDUCED 19 homolog 4-like, producing MDSDFAARFSILSKRFQSRSDLYLERGGEEFDGDEECLPEFLCPFCAEDFDVVGLCCHIDEEHPVEAKNGVCPVCAKRVGMDIVSHITMQHGNFFKVQRRRRFRRGGSNSTFSILRKELRDGNLQSIFGGSSRIVSSSNSEPDPLLSSFMYNAPVVDEPVVVQPDSSAEASVVKESSDEGFSERNIQKPQLSDKEQEEKARRCEFVQGLLLSTILEDSL from the exons ATGGACTCCGATTTCGCCGCTCGTTTCTCTATTCTGTCAAAGCGTTTTCAGTCTCGATCTG ATCTGTATCTGGAGAGAGGAGGAGAGGAGTTTGACGGCGATGAGGAGTGTTTGCCGGAGTTTCTTTGTCCGTTTTGTGCGGAGGATTTCGACGTGGTTGGACTTTGTTGCCATATTGATGAGGAGCATCCCGTTGAAGCAAAAAATGGG GTATGTCCAGTTTGTGCGAAAAGAGTGGGGATGGATATTGTTAGCCATATTACAATGCAACAtggaaatttctttaaa GTGCAGCGGAGGAGGAGATTCCGCAGGGGTGGGTCCAACTCAACATTTTCTATATTGAGGAAAGAGCTGCGGGATGGAAATCTGCAATCTATTTTTGGGGGTTCTTCACGCATAGTTTCTTCCTCCAATTCAGAACCTGATCCATTGTTGTCATCATTTATGTATAATGCGCCTGTAGTTGATGAACCTGTTGTTGTACAACCTGATTCTTCCGCTGAAGCAAGTGTGGTAAAGGAGAGCTCAGATGAGGGTTTCTCAGAAAG AAACATCCAAAAGCCTCAACTATCAGATAAAGAGCAAGAGGAGAAGGCTAGGAGGTGTGAGTTCGTCCAAGGGCTTTTGCTGTCAACTATTCTTGAAGACAGCTTATGA